A stretch of the Lolium perenne isolate Kyuss_39 chromosome 3, Kyuss_2.0, whole genome shotgun sequence genome encodes the following:
- the LOC127340940 gene encoding uncharacterized protein isoform X1, whose amino-acid sequence MRNGSSRSCCSSSPVAVGLQQVLGSQAPAHGWWYGQLLRPVAMQERVMPMSPLLHGLFSLNFLLLVVYLLLFLLAKLFNRLCRASVSRDHGRDSRADKSSRREEADIAGGAEPHRADSLFWFDEALLVDEGKDHLSYSSAAAHCLEEVAENCTFPATAPTDRTSFSPRRDHRCDDVAATTAVDNGRAQRRAKDIPMTVTFAVADDIPTAAPGGCRQDIPVAASPENVSVQVSEKPKIRGEDDRDGHEEEEEDDNQAGLPDVKRFVNSNAVADTKNLLLPEGGAAVGARLLRPRREEEADGDSSCRFGASTLTSESTSKSSVEWQSSAVAKDAYSDLFSSSSRRSSARWESYTLFRKYDEDMVYFHRVGAQKLTETESFRSIKYQPRSMSQRITHKLSMAPTPPPIGLRDPYPELERVYVAQICLTWEALNWNYTSFRRHNGGGGGGTMTMLEDRCCPARVAQEFQQFQVLLYRFIENEPFEHGRRPEIYARMKNSSPKLLLVPEFREEEDEKDDLISAVQFLHILEESIRTFMAFLRADKRSHYQMFREMVRRRASAADQTIVIALKKANKTKKNRLKDVTRPRRCLKRSKARDDEVVPVLLGLIDLKVVARVLRMPEITDQQLHWCEEKMNRVRVDVRQGKLQRDPSPLFFPAH is encoded by the exons ATGCGTAATGGGAGCAGCAGAAGCTGTTGCTCTTCTTCTCCGGTGGCTGTGGGGTTGCAACAAGTGCTTGGCTCGCAGGCTCCTGCTCATGGCTGGTGGTACGGACAGCTGCTTCGTCCGGTGGCCATGCAAGAGCGGGTGATGCCGATGTCGCCGCTGCTCCATGGACTCTTCTCTCTGAATTTTCTGCTCCTCGTCGTCTACCTCCTGCTTTTCCTCCTCGCCAAACTCTTCAATCGCCTCTGCCGGGCAAG TGTGAGCAGGGATCATGGCCGTGACAGCCGTGCAGATAAATCTTCCCGGAGAGAGGAGGCCGACATCGCCGGGGGAGCAGAACCGCATAGGGCGGACTCGCTATTCTGGTTCGACGAGGCCCTGCTTGTCGACGAAGGAAAGGATCACCTGTCGTACAGTAGCGCAGCTGCGCATTGCTTGGAGGAGGTGGCCGAGAACTGCACCTTTCCCGCTACCGCACCCACCGACCGCACCTCGTTCTCACCGCGGCGGGATCACCGGTGCGACGACGTTGCTGCTACTACTGCTGTCGACAATGGCCGTGCACAACGAAGGGCCAAGGACATTCCGATGACCGTCACCTTTGCCGTTGCCGACGACATccccacggcggcgccaggcgGGTGTCGGCAGGATATTCCGGTCGCCGCGTCACCGGAGAATGTTTCCGTCCAAG TTTCAGAgaaaccaaaaatcagaggggaaGACGATCGCGACGggcatgaagaggaggaggaggacgacaaccAGGCCGGCTTACCAGACGTGAAGCGGTTCGTCAACAGCAATGCGGTGGCCGATACGAAGAATCTTCTGCTGCCcgagggcggcgcggccgtgGGTGCACGGCTACTACggccgcggcgcgaggaggaggccgacgGGGACAGCAGCTGCCGGTTCGGTGCGTCGACGCTGACGAGCGAGTCGACGTCCAAGAGCTCGGTGGAGTGGCAGAGCTCCGCGGTGGCCAAGGACGCCTACTCGGACCTCTTCTCGTCATCGTCGCGCCGGAGCTCGGCGCGGTGGGAGTCCTACACGCTGTTCCGAAAGTACGACGAGGACATGGTCTACTTCCACCGCGTCGGCGCTCAGAAGCTCACCGAGACAG AGTCGTTCAGGTCGATCAAGTACCAGCCGCGGTCCATGTCGCAGCGGATCACGCACAAGCTGTCCATGgcgccgacgccgccgccgatcgggCTGCGCGACCCGTACCCGGAGCTGGAGCGGGTGTACGTGGCCCAGATCTGCCTCACCTGGGAGGCCCTCAACTGGAACTACACCAGCTTCCGGCGTCacaacggcggcggcggtggcgggacgATGACGATGCTGGAGGACCGGTGCTGCCCGGCGCGTGTCGCGCAGGAGTTCCAGCAGTTCCAGGTTCTGCTCTATCGCTTCATCGAGAACGAGCCCTTCGAGCACGGCCGCCGGCCCGAGATATACGCCAGGATGAAGAACTCCTCGCCCAAGCTGCTCCTAGTCCCAGAGTTCAGAG aggaggaagacgagaagGATGATCTGATATCTGCGGTGCAGTTCCTGCACATACTGGAGGAGTCGATCAGGACGTTCATGGCGTTCCTGCGAGCCGATAAGAGGAGCCACTACCAGATGTTCAGGGAGATGGTCCGGCGGCGGGCGAGCGCCGCCGACCAGACCATAGTCATCGCCCTCAAGAAAGCCAACAAGACC AAGAAGAACAGGCTGAAGGACGTGACGAGGCCGCGGCGGTGCCTGAAGCGGAGCAAGGCGAGGGACGACGAGGTGGTGCCAGTGCTTCTCGGCCTGATCGATCTCAAGGTGGTGGCCAGGGTGCTGCGCATGCCGGAGATCACCGACCAGCAGCTGCACTGGTGTGAGGAGAAGATGAACAGGGTCAGGGTCGACGTGCGCCAGGGCAAGCTCCAGAGAGACCCTTCCCCTCTCTTCTTCCCTGCACACTGA
- the LOC127340940 gene encoding uncharacterized protein isoform X2, with product MRNGSSRSCCSSSPVAVGLQQVLGSQAPAHGWWYGQLLRPVAMQERVMPMSPLLHGLFSLNFLLLVVYLLLFLLAKLFNRLCRARDHGRDSRADKSSRREEADIAGGAEPHRADSLFWFDEALLVDEGKDHLSYSSAAAHCLEEVAENCTFPATAPTDRTSFSPRRDHRCDDVAATTAVDNGRAQRRAKDIPMTVTFAVADDIPTAAPGGCRQDIPVAASPENVSVQVSEKPKIRGEDDRDGHEEEEEDDNQAGLPDVKRFVNSNAVADTKNLLLPEGGAAVGARLLRPRREEEADGDSSCRFGASTLTSESTSKSSVEWQSSAVAKDAYSDLFSSSSRRSSARWESYTLFRKYDEDMVYFHRVGAQKLTETESFRSIKYQPRSMSQRITHKLSMAPTPPPIGLRDPYPELERVYVAQICLTWEALNWNYTSFRRHNGGGGGGTMTMLEDRCCPARVAQEFQQFQVLLYRFIENEPFEHGRRPEIYARMKNSSPKLLLVPEFREEEDEKDDLISAVQFLHILEESIRTFMAFLRADKRSHYQMFREMVRRRASAADQTIVIALKKANKTKKNRLKDVTRPRRCLKRSKARDDEVVPVLLGLIDLKVVARVLRMPEITDQQLHWCEEKMNRVRVDVRQGKLQRDPSPLFFPAH from the exons ATGCGTAATGGGAGCAGCAGAAGCTGTTGCTCTTCTTCTCCGGTGGCTGTGGGGTTGCAACAAGTGCTTGGCTCGCAGGCTCCTGCTCATGGCTGGTGGTACGGACAGCTGCTTCGTCCGGTGGCCATGCAAGAGCGGGTGATGCCGATGTCGCCGCTGCTCCATGGACTCTTCTCTCTGAATTTTCTGCTCCTCGTCGTCTACCTCCTGCTTTTCCTCCTCGCCAAACTCTTCAATCGCCTCTGCCGGGCAAG GGATCATGGCCGTGACAGCCGTGCAGATAAATCTTCCCGGAGAGAGGAGGCCGACATCGCCGGGGGAGCAGAACCGCATAGGGCGGACTCGCTATTCTGGTTCGACGAGGCCCTGCTTGTCGACGAAGGAAAGGATCACCTGTCGTACAGTAGCGCAGCTGCGCATTGCTTGGAGGAGGTGGCCGAGAACTGCACCTTTCCCGCTACCGCACCCACCGACCGCACCTCGTTCTCACCGCGGCGGGATCACCGGTGCGACGACGTTGCTGCTACTACTGCTGTCGACAATGGCCGTGCACAACGAAGGGCCAAGGACATTCCGATGACCGTCACCTTTGCCGTTGCCGACGACATccccacggcggcgccaggcgGGTGTCGGCAGGATATTCCGGTCGCCGCGTCACCGGAGAATGTTTCCGTCCAAG TTTCAGAgaaaccaaaaatcagaggggaaGACGATCGCGACGggcatgaagaggaggaggaggacgacaaccAGGCCGGCTTACCAGACGTGAAGCGGTTCGTCAACAGCAATGCGGTGGCCGATACGAAGAATCTTCTGCTGCCcgagggcggcgcggccgtgGGTGCACGGCTACTACggccgcggcgcgaggaggaggccgacgGGGACAGCAGCTGCCGGTTCGGTGCGTCGACGCTGACGAGCGAGTCGACGTCCAAGAGCTCGGTGGAGTGGCAGAGCTCCGCGGTGGCCAAGGACGCCTACTCGGACCTCTTCTCGTCATCGTCGCGCCGGAGCTCGGCGCGGTGGGAGTCCTACACGCTGTTCCGAAAGTACGACGAGGACATGGTCTACTTCCACCGCGTCGGCGCTCAGAAGCTCACCGAGACAG AGTCGTTCAGGTCGATCAAGTACCAGCCGCGGTCCATGTCGCAGCGGATCACGCACAAGCTGTCCATGgcgccgacgccgccgccgatcgggCTGCGCGACCCGTACCCGGAGCTGGAGCGGGTGTACGTGGCCCAGATCTGCCTCACCTGGGAGGCCCTCAACTGGAACTACACCAGCTTCCGGCGTCacaacggcggcggcggtggcgggacgATGACGATGCTGGAGGACCGGTGCTGCCCGGCGCGTGTCGCGCAGGAGTTCCAGCAGTTCCAGGTTCTGCTCTATCGCTTCATCGAGAACGAGCCCTTCGAGCACGGCCGCCGGCCCGAGATATACGCCAGGATGAAGAACTCCTCGCCCAAGCTGCTCCTAGTCCCAGAGTTCAGAG aggaggaagacgagaagGATGATCTGATATCTGCGGTGCAGTTCCTGCACATACTGGAGGAGTCGATCAGGACGTTCATGGCGTTCCTGCGAGCCGATAAGAGGAGCCACTACCAGATGTTCAGGGAGATGGTCCGGCGGCGGGCGAGCGCCGCCGACCAGACCATAGTCATCGCCCTCAAGAAAGCCAACAAGACC AAGAAGAACAGGCTGAAGGACGTGACGAGGCCGCGGCGGTGCCTGAAGCGGAGCAAGGCGAGGGACGACGAGGTGGTGCCAGTGCTTCTCGGCCTGATCGATCTCAAGGTGGTGGCCAGGGTGCTGCGCATGCCGGAGATCACCGACCAGCAGCTGCACTGGTGTGAGGAGAAGATGAACAGGGTCAGGGTCGACGTGCGCCAGGGCAAGCTCCAGAGAGACCCTTCCCCTCTCTTCTTCCCTGCACACTGA